A window of the Henckelia pumila isolate YLH828 chromosome 3, ASM3356847v2, whole genome shotgun sequence genome harbors these coding sequences:
- the LOC140892317 gene encoding zinc-finger homeodomain protein 1-like codes for MEYEEDQADEHEEEIGLPPSPPLDSAEPPRRKPRYKECLKNHAVGIGGKAVDGCGEFMAAGAEGTLDALKCAACNCHRNFHRKESDSFGHHHNHHHHQLFLTHHPHGHFSYKTPTGYLHVAPPQQTVPPLALPSSSGGGGGGSRDEMEDYYYSNPSGGSAKKRFRTKFTQEQKDKMLDSAERLGWRIQKQDEETVQQICNEVGIKRHVFKVWMHNNKNTLGKKI; via the coding sequence ATGGAATATGAGGAGGATCAAGCAGACGAACACGAAGAAGAGATTGGGTTGCCGCCCAGCCCCCCGTTGGACTCCGCCGAGCCGCCGCGCCGGAAGCCCAGATACAAGGAATGTTTGAAAAACCATGCGGTGGGTATTGGAGGCAAGGCGGTCGACGGCTGCGGCGAGTTCATGGCGGCCGGGGCCGAGGGCACCCTAGACGCCCTCAAGTGCGCCGCCTGCAACTGCCACCGCAACTTCCACCGTAAAGAAAGCGACTCTTTCGGCCACCACCACAACCACCACCACCATCAACTATTCTTAACCCACCACCCACACGGCCATTTCAGTTACAAAACCCCCACGGGCTACCTCCACGTGGCACCGCCCCAACAAACGGTGCCTCCTCTGGCCCTTCCTTCCAGCTCCGGCGGAGGCGGAGGCGGGTCCAGGGATGAAATGGAGGACTACTACTATTCGAACCCTAGTGGCGGCTCCGCCAAGAAAAGGTTCAGAACAAAGTTCACGCAAGAACAGAAGGATAAAATGCTGGATTCCGCAGAGCGTTTAGGGTGGAGAATTCAGAAGCAGGATGAAGAAACAGTGCAGCAGATCTGCAATGAAGTTGGAATCAAAAGGCATGTCTTCAAAGTGTGGATGCACAACAACAAGAACACCCTTGGtaagaaaatttaa
- the LOC140891170 gene encoding putative GEM-like protein 3 — MEHPIPTTKEDNNVHQNKDTAKDPSPIPEPEPNPKPAGGDMADNHETSVTVDIDLNEGNSKEDTKPAVGVLKSKKSVHWNEELVVEKPVPRDSDRGSSNPYVNYAPAPSASSNSLSFNFKETMGSVKDVLGRWGKKVGEATKKAEDLAGNTWQHLKTSPSLADAALGRIAQGTKVLAEGGYEKIFRQTFDTVPEELLTNSYACYLSTSAGPVMGVLYVSTAKLAFCSDNPLSYKSGDNTEWSYYKVVIPLHQLKAVNSSLGRANKAEKYIQVISVDNHEFWYMGFLNYDGAVKCLQDALQARDTQSV, encoded by the exons atggAGCATCCCATTCCCACGACCAAAGAAGACAACAATGTCCATCAAAACAAGGATACTGCTAAAGATCCGAGCCCGATACCCGAACCCGAACCTAACCCGAAGCCTGCAGGTGGAGATATGGCGGATAATCACGAGACCAGTGTCACCGTTGATATAGATTTGAATGAAGGCAATAGCAAGGAGGATACTAAACCGGCCGTGGGGGTTTTGAAATCGAAGAAATCTGTGCATTGGAACGAGGAATTGGTCGTGGAAAAGCCCGTCCCGAGGGATTCCGATCGTGGATCCAGCAATCCCTATGTTAATTACGCGCCAGCACCTTCCGCTTCTAGCAATTCCCTCTCATTTAATTTCAAAG AGACTATGGGTAGTGTGAAGGATGTGCTGGGGAGGTGGGGGAAGAAAGTAGGGGAAGCAACAAAAAAGGCTGAGGATCTTGCTGGGAACACATGGCAGCACC TGAAAACAAGCCCTAGTCTAGCTGATGCTGCCTTGGGAAGAATAGCACAGGGAACAAAGGTTCTAGCTGAAGGCGGCTATGAGAAGATATTTAGACAGACATTCGATACGGTTCCAGAAGAACTGCTGACGAATTCATATGCTTGTTACCTATCCACGTCGGCCGGTCCGGTCATGGGGGTTTTGTATGTCTCTACCGCAAAACTTGCATTTTGTAGCGACAATCCACTATCATACAAATCTGGTGACAATACCGAATGGAGCTATTATAAG GTGGTTATCCCATTACATCAGCTCAAAGCCGTGAATTCTTCCTTGGGTAGAGCCAATAAAGCTGAAAAATATATCCAGGTTATATCTGTCGATAACCATGAATTTTGGTATATGGGGTTTTTGAATTATGACGGAGCAGTGAAATGCCTCCAAGATGCCTTACAAGCACGGGACACCCAATCGGTGTAG